The nucleotide sequence CTAATCATGGAAAAATAAGAGTACTTGTTGCAAAAGCTGGATTGGACGGACACGATCGCGGTGCTAAAGTGATTGCTGCAGCATTACGAGATGCCGGAATGGAAGTAATTTACACCGGGTTACGCCAGACACCCGAAATGATAGTTGAAGCTGCAATCCAGGAAGATGTTGATGTAATAGGAATCAGTATTCTTTCCGGTGCTCACATGACAATACTTCCTAAAATAAAAACTTTGATGAATGAAAAAGGACTCGATGATGTACTGCTTACCGGAGGCG is from Ignavibacteriota bacterium and encodes:
- a CDS encoding cobalamin B12-binding domain-containing protein, which gives rise to MDNKASRSNHGKIRVLVAKAGLDGHDRGAKVIAAALRDAGMEVIYTGLRQTPEMIVEAAIQEDVDVIGISILSGAHMTILPKIKTLMNEKGLDDVLLTGGGIIPEEDISKLKEMGVGELFTPGASTKNIAEYIKEWRKLNPRKN